In the Diceros bicornis minor isolate mBicDic1 chromosome 22, mDicBic1.mat.cur, whole genome shotgun sequence genome, one interval contains:
- the LOC131419809 gene encoding interferon beta-like: MTNRCILQMALLLCFCTVALSRSYNLLRSQLSSSNSACQNLLWQLNGTYCREDRMNFEVPEEIEQPQQLQKEDAVLVIYEMLRQTLSVFRRNFASTGWNETIVKRLHVEVHLQMDRLETNVAEITEKENFTWENTPVPHVRKYYARIVQYLKAKKYSRCAWTTVQAEILRNFSFLTGLLDYLQN, translated from the coding sequence ATGACCAACAGGTGTATCCTCCAGATGGCTCTCCTGCTGTGTTTCTGCACCGTGGCTCTTTCCAGGAGCTACAACTTGCTTCGGTCCCAACTAAGCAGCAGCAATTCGGCATGTCAGAATCTCCTGTGGCAGTTGAATGGGACCTATTGCCGCGAGGACAGAATGAACTTCGAAGTCCCCGAGGAGATTGagcaaccacagcagctgcagAAGGAGGACGCCGTGTTGGTCATCTATGAGATGCTCCGGCAGACCTTAAGTGTTTTCAGAAGAAATTTCGCTAGCACTGGCTGGAATGAGACCATCGTCAAGAGGCTCCATGTGGAAGTCCACCTGCAGATGGACCGTCTGGAGACAAACGTGGCTGAAATAACGGAGAAGGAAAACTTCACCTGGGAAAACACGCCCGTTCCGCACGTGAGGAAATATTACGCACGGATCGTGCAGTACCTGAAGGCCAAGAAGTACAGCCGCTGTGCCTGGACAACAGTCCAGGCGGAAATCCTCAGGAACTTTTCCTTCCTTACCGGACTCCTAGATTACCTCCAAAACTGA
- the LOC131419808 gene encoding interferon alpha-2-like — protein MALPVSVLLALVMLCSSPACPLGCDLPLSHGNQEAFTLLSQMERISIRSCLKDRADFRFPQMLVDGHQLEKTQAAAVVHETLQQIFHLFSTSGSPAAWDDTLLDQFLVGLYQQLDDLETCLGKETKVQQSPLGSENSRLAVKRYFHRISLYLKKKEYSGCAWEVVRVEIRRCFLFMNKLTGKLSK, from the coding sequence ATGGCCCTCCCAGTCTCTGTGCTGCTGGCCCTGGTGATGCTGTGCTCCAGCCCTGCCTGCCCTCTGGGCTGTGACCTGCCTCTGAGCCACGGCAATCAGGAAGCCTTCACACTTTTGAGTCAAATGGAGAGAATCTCCATTCGGTCGTGTCTGAAGGACAGGGCTGACTTCAGATTTCCGCAGATGCTTGTGGACGGGCACCAGCTTGAGAAGACGCAAGCCGCAGCTGTCGTGCACGAGACGCTCCAGCAGATCTTCCACCTCTTCAGCACCAGCGGCTCTCCTGCGGCTTGGGATGACACCCTCCTGGACCAATTCCTCGTTGGACTTTATCAGCAGCTGGATGACCTGGAGACATGTTTGGGGAAGGAGACGAAGGTGCAACAGTCACCCCTGGGAAGTGAGAACTCCAGGCTGGCTGTGAAGAGGTACTTCCACAGAATCAGTCtgtatctgaaaaagaaagagtACAGCGGCTGCGCCTGGGAGGTGGTCAGGGTGGAAATCAGAAGGTGCTTCCTCTTCATGAACAAGCTCACAGGAAAGCTCTCGAAATAA
- the LOC131419807 gene encoding interferon omega-1-like, producing the protein MAFSVSSLMALVMIFSSPISSTSCYLPQSLDLRNQETFTALDQMKTISLLSCLKYRSDFKFPQEKLDGSQFQKAQAISVLYEMLQQIFDLFHTERSSAAWNTTLLDNLCTGLHRQLEDLDTCLEQETGEEGSALGTVGPTLAVKRYFRGLHLYLKEKKYSDCAWEMVRVEIRRHFLFINELIRKLRK; encoded by the coding sequence ATGGCTTTTTCAGTCTCTTCACTGATGGCATTGGTGATGATCttctccagccccatctcctcCACTAGCTGCTACCTGCCTCAGAGCCTTGACTTGAGAAATCAGGAGACCTTCACAGCTCTGGACCAAATGAAGacaatctctcttctttcctgtctGAAGTACAGGAGTGACTTCAAATTCCCCCAGGAGAAGCTGGATGGCAGCCAGTTCCAGAAGGCCCAGGCCATCTCTGTCCTCTACGAGATGCTCCAGCAGATCTTCGACCTCTTCCACACAGAGCGCTCCTCTGCTGCCTGGAACacgaccctcctggacaacctcTGCACTGGACTCCATCGGCAGCTGGAAGACCTGGACACCTGTTTGGAGCAGGAGACGGGAGAGGAAGGATCTGCCCTGGGAACTGTGGGCCCTACACTGGCCGTGAAGAGGTACTTCCGGGGACTCCATCTCtacctgaaagagaagaaatacagtGACTGTGCCTGGGAGATGGTCAGAGTGGAAATCAGGAGGCACTTTCTCTTCATCAACGAGCTCATAAGAAAACTCAGGAAGTGA